A stretch of the Longimicrobiales bacterium genome encodes the following:
- a CDS encoding ABC transporter permease produces MWRVRSWLVSEWRRIAGVRGREARDERANDEFRFHLEMLIARNERSGMSREDARRAAYVQFGGIDRFRESARDEERSRPLEDLVRDMRHAVRNLVRMPAFTIAAVVTLGLGIGATTVMYSIVDHVVLRTLPYPDADRLVLVRVVAQELQDQVPSLAPNAVRFLEWRERCALCEDVGAVRATAVTWSGAGDPVRLHGLRVSSNLLPLLGARAQEGRLFRDDEETAAAGVVVLSDAFWQREFGGDRTAIGRTIMLNDEPRVIIGVLPAGFRLPKRDELGEGTQLPDDPQVYVPLTFAEWELRSQGGFDYSIIARLEPGVTTAEAQTHLTDLEGVITARTGPGLTISAQVLPLQDQVVGGTRRGLVLLLGAVGAVLLLVCVNLASLLLARNAGRSREAAVRVALGAGRGRLIRESLTESLMLALAAGVLGLGLAQVGLTALLQLAPADLPRLHDVRFDARIAAAGVVLSLVTGLLFGVLPALRTGGADPGEALKSGGRTQSQSRATARGRMSLIAAQVALTAILLVTAGLFLTSFARVLGVDRGFRAERALALDVVVPRSAYSDGAGLERVYGELLERLKRIPGVTGAAATSRLPLDGLLWADAMRVENDTRPSEEWPLGNFHFVTPGYFATLDIPLRGTAFTQLDHGRSVAILSARAAALLFPDGEDPIGRRVQLGSRVLADVIGIAADVAATGIGTEQQPIVYLPPWTALGFPADASLVLSTQVDPQSVTAPARTAVREAGAGIAIARVRTLEQMVDDATAARRFELSLLLLFALTALVTACVGIYGVVAHSLASRRSEIGVRMALGAARGDIHWLVVRQGVVAAAIGLVTGFTAIAALGRVVHSLLFGVSTGDPVVLGAVATLLAVVTSTASWIPARRATARDLAVTLRD; encoded by the coding sequence GCGCGACGAGCGGGCGAACGATGAGTTCCGATTCCATCTCGAGATGCTGATTGCGCGCAACGAGCGCAGCGGCATGTCGAGGGAGGATGCGCGGCGCGCCGCGTACGTTCAGTTCGGCGGTATCGACCGTTTCAGGGAGAGTGCGCGCGACGAGGAGCGGAGTCGGCCGCTGGAGGATCTCGTGCGTGACATGCGGCACGCCGTGCGAAACCTCGTGCGCATGCCGGCGTTCACGATCGCAGCGGTCGTGACGCTCGGACTCGGCATTGGTGCGACGACAGTGATGTACTCGATCGTCGATCATGTGGTGCTGCGGACGCTGCCGTACCCGGATGCGGATCGGCTCGTGCTCGTGCGGGTGGTCGCGCAGGAGCTGCAGGACCAGGTCCCGTCGCTGGCACCGAATGCGGTGCGCTTCCTGGAGTGGCGGGAGCGTTGCGCATTGTGCGAGGATGTGGGAGCTGTGCGTGCGACTGCAGTCACGTGGTCCGGTGCGGGAGATCCGGTGCGGCTGCACGGTTTGCGCGTGTCATCCAACCTGCTCCCCCTCCTGGGTGCGCGTGCACAGGAGGGGCGGTTGTTCCGCGACGACGAAGAAACGGCTGCGGCGGGCGTGGTGGTGCTGAGCGACGCATTCTGGCAGCGGGAGTTCGGGGGCGATCGTACGGCGATCGGCCGCACCATCATGTTGAACGATGAGCCGCGTGTGATCATCGGTGTGCTGCCGGCAGGGTTCCGGCTGCCGAAGCGGGACGAGCTGGGGGAAGGCACACAGCTGCCGGATGATCCACAGGTGTATGTCCCGCTGACGTTCGCCGAGTGGGAGCTGCGGAGTCAGGGCGGGTTCGACTACAGCATCATCGCGCGGCTGGAGCCGGGTGTGACCACGGCGGAGGCGCAAACGCACCTCACCGACCTGGAGGGCGTGATCACGGCTCGGACGGGACCGGGTCTGACGATCAGCGCGCAGGTTCTGCCGCTGCAGGACCAGGTGGTGGGCGGCACGCGGCGCGGTCTCGTTCTGCTGCTCGGCGCAGTGGGCGCGGTGCTGCTGCTGGTATGCGTCAACCTGGCGAGTCTGCTGCTCGCGCGGAACGCGGGCCGTTCGCGTGAAGCCGCAGTGCGCGTCGCGCTCGGCGCGGGTCGCGGCCGACTGATCCGCGAGTCGCTCACGGAGAGTCTGATGCTCGCGCTGGCGGCGGGAGTGCTCGGTCTCGGGCTGGCGCAGGTCGGGCTTACCGCACTGCTTCAGCTCGCACCGGCGGACCTGCCGCGGCTGCATGACGTTCGGTTCGACGCGCGCATCGCTGCCGCCGGCGTGGTGCTGTCACTCGTGACGGGGCTGCTGTTCGGCGTCCTGCCCGCGCTGCGCACGGGTGGGGCGGATCCGGGCGAGGCGCTGAAGTCCGGAGGCAGGACGCAGTCACAGAGTCGTGCAACTGCACGTGGGCGTATGTCGCTGATCGCGGCGCAGGTGGCGCTGACCGCGATTCTGCTCGTCACCGCCGGCCTGTTTCTGACCAGCTTCGCGCGCGTGCTCGGCGTCGATCGCGGGTTTCGCGCCGAGCGCGCGCTCGCGCTGGATGTCGTCGTGCCACGCAGCGCGTATTCGGATGGCGCGGGGCTGGAGCGAGTATACGGCGAGCTGCTGGAACGTTTGAAGCGCATCCCCGGCGTCACGGGTGCGGCCGCAACCAGCAGGCTGCCGCTGGATGGGCTGCTCTGGGCGGACGCGATGCGCGTGGAAAACGATACGCGACCATCCGAGGAATGGCCTCTCGGCAACTTTCATTTCGTTACACCCGGGTATTTCGCCACGCTCGACATTCCACTCCGTGGAACCGCGTTCACACAGCTGGACCATGGACGCAGCGTTGCTATCCTGTCCGCTCGCGCCGCAGCCCTGCTCTTCCCCGACGGCGAGGATCCGATCGGCCGGCGGGTGCAGCTGGGCAGCCGTGTGCTCGCGGATGTGATCGGTATCGCGGCCGATGTCGCGGCGACAGGCATCGGGACGGAGCAGCAGCCGATCGTGTACCTGCCGCCATGGACTGCACTCGGATTCCCCGCCGATGCGTCCCTGGTGTTGAGCACGCAGGTCGACCCGCAGTCGGTGACCGCACCGGCGCGTACGGCGGTGCGCGAGGCAGGCGCAGGGATTGCGATCGCGCGCGTCCGCACACTCGAGCAGATGGTCGATGATGCGACGGCCGCGCGCCGCTTCGAGCTCAGCCTGCTTTTGCTCTTCGCACTCACCGCGCTCGTCACCGCGTGTGTCGGCATATACGGAGTCGTTGCGCACTCACTCGCGAGCCGGCGCAGCGAGATTGGCGTGCGGATGGCGCTCGGCGCCGCCCGCGGCGACATCCATTGGCTGGTCGTCCGCCAGGGTGTCGTGGCCGCGGCAATCGGACTGGTCACCGGCTTCACGGCGATCGCCGCGCTCGGACGTGTGGTGCATAGCCTGCTGTTCGGAGTGAGCACAGGCGACCCGGTCGTACTGGGGGCCGTCGCCACGCTGCTCGCGGTGGTCACCTCGACCGCGTCATGGATCCCCGCCCGCCGTGCAACTGCACGGGACCTGGCTGTGACATTGCGCGACTGA
- a CDS encoding BTAD domain-containing putative transcriptional regulator, translating to MVSLKLLGGASVSDDAGPLTGPVAQRHRLALLALLAMSPGEAVPRERLAALLWPESNADRARNSLKQAVHAIRRALGPDSIVSAGDELRLNPSIVSCDAVAFLAAIDAGDPARAVDLWSGAFLDGFFLSNAREFEEWVDSVRARLHATFIAALETLATRAEAAGDPAASVPWWRRLAAESPGNSRNSLRLMQALAATGDRAAAIRHGQVHTTLLREEFGAQPDAEVLALMDHLRAQPPQPAPARVRVPDMSLQPVQSRTSEFAREPDTSSHSAQSPRPAPEPARVPDPMARQPGMPARTPRRRMRLALAAIAALIVIPVTVVSLRAWTANANRDPGLVVLPFMDMGSNAGDAYFTDGMTEELIHALSQIAGLRVIARTSAFQFKGTNIDVREVGDDLDVDYVLEGSVRRSGDRLRITAQLVNTSDGSHLWSDTYDRPLDDMIAVQEDIARAIAGELRLRLTLEAPVAGRHSEDREAYLLYLKGLHALNQHTPASARQAIAYLEQAIARDPDYALAHASIAHAHVSLIDLAGVHPEVATAHARAAALRALEKDSTLAAAHAILGLIYTEDWQWEEARRAFARAFELDAGEPYTYLWYSLYLDNMGRFDEALVTTQRAQQLDPLSASASYNVTGTFLHLARFDEAITEARRMVELHPTLAAGYDALGWALVDAGRPAEAIEPLERAVAMAGGRWLALANLGRAYAFVGRHDDARAIIARLERDWGRLGFGNFAMAAVHLALDERDAALARLELVYRLRYAKLPHVRQWTAFEPLYGDPDFSRIVSEAGFEPPSAVPD from the coding sequence ATGGTTTCACTGAAGCTTCTGGGCGGCGCATCCGTTTCGGACGACGCGGGGCCGCTCACGGGGCCCGTGGCGCAGCGCCATCGCCTGGCCCTTCTCGCCCTGCTCGCCATGTCACCCGGCGAGGCGGTCCCGCGCGAACGGCTGGCCGCGCTGCTGTGGCCGGAGAGCAATGCGGATCGCGCCCGGAACTCGCTCAAGCAGGCCGTCCACGCCATCCGCCGCGCACTGGGCCCCGATTCGATCGTTTCGGCCGGCGACGAGCTGCGCCTGAATCCGTCCATCGTCTCATGCGATGCCGTCGCGTTCCTGGCTGCCATCGATGCGGGCGATCCGGCACGCGCCGTGGACCTCTGGTCCGGCGCGTTCTTGGATGGCTTCTTCCTGAGCAACGCCCGCGAGTTCGAGGAATGGGTGGACAGCGTACGGGCGCGCCTGCACGCCACTTTCATCGCGGCGCTCGAGACACTCGCCACACGCGCGGAGGCCGCGGGCGACCCCGCCGCGTCCGTCCCCTGGTGGCGCCGCCTCGCCGCCGAATCGCCCGGCAACTCGCGTAACTCCCTCCGCCTCATGCAAGCCCTCGCCGCCACCGGCGACCGCGCCGCCGCGATCCGCCACGGCCAGGTGCACACCACCCTCCTCCGCGAAGAGTTCGGCGCTCAGCCTGATGCCGAAGTCCTCGCCCTGATGGATCATCTTCGCGCGCAACCACCCCAGCCCGCGCCCGCGCGCGTGCGCGTGCCCGACATGTCACTTCAGCCTGTCCAGTCACGAACGTCCGAGTTCGCCCGCGAGCCCGACACCTCATCCCACTCTGCTCAGTCGCCCCGGCCCGCGCCCGAGCCCGCGCGCGTGCCCGACCCGATGGCGAGGCAGCCCGGGATGCCAGCCCGCACGCCACGACGTCGCATGCGTCTCGCACTCGCCGCGATCGCCGCACTTATCGTCATCCCGGTCACCGTCGTTTCACTCCGTGCCTGGACCGCGAACGCGAATCGCGATCCCGGGCTGGTGGTCCTGCCGTTCATGGACATGGGCAGCAATGCGGGCGATGCGTACTTCACCGATGGCATGACGGAGGAGCTGATCCACGCGCTCAGCCAGATCGCCGGGCTGCGCGTGATCGCGCGCACGTCCGCGTTCCAGTTCAAGGGAACGAACATCGACGTGCGCGAGGTAGGCGACGACCTGGACGTGGACTACGTGCTGGAAGGGAGTGTACGACGGAGCGGCGATCGACTACGCATCACCGCACAGCTCGTGAACACGAGCGACGGGTCGCATCTCTGGTCCGACACGTACGACCGGCCGCTCGACGACATGATCGCAGTCCAGGAAGACATCGCGCGCGCGATCGCGGGCGAGCTGCGCCTGCGGCTCACGCTCGAGGCGCCGGTCGCCGGACGGCACAGCGAAGATCGCGAGGCGTACCTGCTCTACCTGAAGGGCCTGCACGCGCTCAACCAGCACACACCCGCGTCCGCACGCCAGGCGATCGCGTACCTGGAGCAGGCGATTGCCCGGGATCCGGATTACGCACTCGCACACGCGAGCATCGCGCATGCGCATGTCAGCCTCATCGATCTGGCCGGTGTGCATCCGGAAGTGGCGACCGCGCACGCGCGTGCCGCGGCGCTGCGTGCCCTCGAGAAGGACTCCACGCTGGCCGCGGCGCACGCAATCCTCGGCTTGATCTACACAGAGGACTGGCAATGGGAAGAGGCGCGGCGTGCGTTCGCGCGAGCGTTCGAGCTCGATGCGGGTGAGCCATACACATACCTCTGGTACAGCCTCTACCTGGACAACATGGGCCGCTTCGACGAAGCGCTCGTTACGACGCAGCGTGCGCAGCAGCTCGACCCGCTATCCGCGTCGGCGAGCTACAACGTCACCGGCACCTTCCTGCACCTCGCCCGCTTCGATGAAGCAATCACGGAGGCCCGCCGGATGGTCGAGCTGCATCCGACCCTCGCGGCCGGGTATGACGCACTCGGCTGGGCGCTCGTGGACGCCGGTCGTCCCGCCGAGGCCATCGAGCCGCTCGAGAGGGCGGTCGCCATGGCCGGCGGACGCTGGCTCGCACTCGCCAACCTCGGACGCGCATACGCATTCGTCGGCCGGCATGATGATGCGCGCGCCATCATCGCCCGCCTCGAGCGGGACTGGGGCCGGCTTGGCTTCGGCAACTTCGCCATGGCCGCCGTGCACCTCGCCCTGGACGAACGGGACGCGGCACTCGCTCGCCTCGAGCTGGTCTATCGCCTGCGCTACGCGAAACTGCCGCACGTTCGCCAATGGACGGCGTTCGAGCCGCTGTACGGCGATCCGGACTTCAGTCGCATCGTGAGCGAGGCCGGCTTCGAGCCGCCGTCCGCGGTGCCGGATTGA